The genomic interval TTTTGCTATATAAGTctcacaatatttatttatattaaagtttttttttttaaatattagatatttCATAAATACAATTAgctgcatttagatgttgagatgatttgaactgatttataaatagtaatgttTTGTGAATCTCATtaagatgtgtttaaatgtaaataggttgagatatgtgtaaaaatttataaataaattgagatgagttcaTCAACCAAACATGACTCAATTTATGTATCGAATTCAGTTATAACTCATAGAGTTCGATAAGAACTTTAACATATCTTAGTCCTATTGAAATAACgtcatttctcattttaaaaaaaaaagaaatattttagtcagaAAGATTCTACAagaataaactcacaaactgacgtgttTTGATGTATACgccaaattataaaattaattttattataaaataaagctaacgaatcatataaaatcatgttaatttgtatattaacttttgtaaaatctcttgATGGCGATAAGACTTCTCGTTTCAATTTTCATCGAGGACATTTTATTAAAGTATTAAATACTACTTATCATCTCAAttatcatcatctcatgatgtgatattagatgattgaaaattatttattatattttacttataaatttatcatcaaattttacatcataaaatgacgaaagaatgataaaaatttgaatgatgagtattttttttctatttcaaaacTAAAGTCCATCATATTTGGCATATGAAATataataagtgattttatatttggcatatgaaatataataagtgattttatatttggCATATGAAATATAATAAGTGATTTTGCCTAGTCATCTTGAGGCTGATACCACGACAAGAAAGCGCAATAGCAATTGATGCTTGAATAATCTTcacaagaaataagaaaagtagGGAAAAAATGAAAGTCAACTCTTTTGTAGATTTCAGAGCTGTTTATACCTGCAGAACAGATGCTGCTACTCATTGTTCTGAAGacgattaaaaagaaaaaatgcaggGTGGCAGACTCCATCACAGTTCTGCGCATGTTCTCTTAAGCAGAAAAATTGGATCAAAGTATTTATGAACTGTTGTTCATAACACATGATAATAAACAATACcctaaaattttcattcaatGATTTTGCATGTCAAGGCATCTCCTTCTTCACCAAAACATTCCAAAACTCTCACTTTTAAGGCATTCCAAACCACAcacaagaagaggaaaaaaaaaaaaaaaaaaaaggtattccATTCCATACATCTCCCATTTTTATTATTCCACCAAAACATGAACTCCAATTGAAAAAAGTAGCACAAGAGGTTTGAGCCAAAACTTTAGAGGAGACTATTCTCATTCAACCTAATCATATTTGCTCAGTTATGCTATATTCTACACTCTGATCTCACTTCAATCGCACAATACTGATATGATGTTTCCCGTAATCTATTAGATGAACtcttatatatgttaaaatgagaaattatagaTAATAGATAATGTTATGTTATGACATGAAGATAGGTATATAGCATTTTTGCTACTATTATTTCACTAGCAGAATTTCAATGAGACCAACTTAGGCCCCATGTTTAACCTCTCTTTTCACCcacaaaatttcacaaaatcaaaGTAATACAGAGCATTGTACGAGGGAAAAGGTTATTTAATTACATTCCGAACTAAAAAAGAGTTTCACTGAATACCAAGAACcttaacaacaacaacaacaacaacacaaTCACATAGGGGGCAAAAAGACCAACATTTTTCTTGGTGCAGCCCAGACCCAACCCACCACCACAGCTGGCTCGTGGTATCAATTGTTCTGGATTTATTGCAGATATCTACCACCACATCATGATGATCTAAAGCAAAACAGAGGAAATTCATATGCCACAGATAACTCAGTAAGACCAGGACCAGAATGCATGATCTTCAACAGGAAATCCAAAATTACATGAACTTTCAGACGGGTCGGAGTAATCAACATCCTCCAGCTTTGGAAAGATGAATGGAGGCAATAGGCTCTTGCTCATGAGATTGTCCTCCTCATCTTGAGACAGATCCGATTGATCAGGTTCGAAAACATGTGACGAATCACCAGGCTCTAGCAGTGAAGAATGAACCCCATCAGTGTAATGGGGACTATCTGAGTCAAATATATCACTTTTTGCTGAACTAATATCTTCCTGCTTACACGACACTTTGGATGCTTCAGCCTCACAAGCAGATTCAGAAACCTGCTTTTGCAGTGGTTCCTGGGATAGGTTATTTGTATCAGATAGTTCAAaacctcccctctctctctctctcaggagCAGCTTATCTGTTAGAAGAACAACCTGCAGAAAATTCAAACTCGTTGATGAGCTTCAATCCAAAATCCCAGTATAATACATAAGAAAGGGCAGTGAATTGTGGAGCAAAATGTTCTACCTCAGCTTTTAGTTCATTCTTCTCCTTGAGGAGATTGTCATATTCAGCCTTGAGGCTGTCATAGCTAGCTTGCAAAGCGTCGAAATCCTTCTCGAGCTGTTTGGTCTTCCACCGAGCTCGGCGGTTCTGAAACCAAATGGCAACCTGCCGAGGCTGCAAGCCAAGGTCCTTGGCAAGCTGGGATTTCCTTTCGGGTTCAAGTTTGTTATCCACCTCGAAGCTTTTCTCGAGAAACTGGACTTGGTCGGCGGTTAGCCGCCTCTTCTTCTCGGGTTGATGAAAATAGTCGTCCAAGTCGTCGTCTCCATTATCTTCGTGGTCATACGAGCCGAAAAACGGTCTATTTGATCCGTTTCCTCCACGAGCATCTTCAAAGCTCACCATCGATCTTGAACCTGAAACAGAACCACACCACACttaatttacttttcaaaaagaaaaaacaccatTTTTGACTGAGTCGCCAGAACAAAATCTtgaatggacagcaaagctCTGTTACATTTTTCTTCACAGATACACACACATTGGATGTCCAATTATCTGGGTACTTGAGAATCTTCGTAAAACTCTCTTCTTGcttgttcatcattttttatcatctaaattTGGTTTAATTGCATGAATCTATAACAAAGAAAGTAAACTATAAACTACCCACACAAGCGGTTTGGCAATAAGATCAGAGCCAATCTAATCCAGAGTATGGTATGCATACAAGGAAGGAAACTTTGGCCGATTTAGAGTTAAGTATAGCAAATTAATGAATACGAAACCACCCATAAGATCAgcaactaatactaataatatataaaacgaTAGAGAGATGAAAAgcaagaagagaaagagagtacCAAGGAAAGAAGGGGAAGACccagaaaggaaaagagaatcAAGAGGCTGAGAAGCGCAAGAACCCTTTTGATTCTGAAACAAAACACTCAAAGGACTggaaccaccaccaccaccactaccacCGGTATAAACCCTCCCACCtgccataatatttttcttgtaactCCTGATCAGTTTCTTTCTCAAGCCGCCATGGCAACTGGGTTAGGCTGATCAAAAGGCCCTTGTTTTCGAGTTAGGATCTAAGGCTTGTGGCGGAAGAAGCTGGTGATGATGATCTCGGTGATGTGTGAAGTATGGGAGCACCGGCTGCTCACACCCATCACTCAGAAGAAGAAACAGATGGAGAATTTCGCCCACAGTGGGGAAGGAAGGGGGAGAGCGAAGAGCAAGCGAAGTGGTATTCGGTTGTTCGTATCAGACCAAAGAGAAGGAGAGTTACTTTTCCCTGAAAGGGAGACCCTGAAGAGAGGGTATAATAAGGGGTTCCAAGCGGAGGGTGGAAATGGTGAGAGTCCCTAGTTACAATGATGCCCCTCCGTTCTAGGCTAAATAGAATTtgctttttccttcattttctttcattataaATTACAAGAATTTGGAAACTTAAAAGTTTCAACTATCTGAGTAGATAGTTGTAACGATTGTTGCTCACTATTATAAGCTTTTGAATTTAAGTTCAGACATGACATGACTTTATCAGGAAGAAATAGATTGATGTACCAATTGCCACCCATCTAGTTTAGCAAGATTTACCACATAAATAATCTACCAAACTAGGTCATTAATGGAAAATTCCTAAAGTTCGAGTCCAAAACCGACCAAAGAtaacaagaaaaatacattaatattagtTACGATACATCACGATACATTACACAGGACAAATCCTCTTCCAGATAACTAGTCTCaactatctcatatcatctgtaTGTTTCATGAACACGTATTTGACAAATTAATGATTCAATAGTAATACGATTATGCTCCGAGAAATAtacaattaaaagataaaatatacgAGTATTCATGTCAATTGTTTACCAATCTTACGGTGACGTGCGGTTATTCCATTACATACTACtaattgcatttttattttcaattttctcaaaagagAATATACTTCATCCTATGCATGGAACCTGACTCAAACTTCAGAGTACACCTCATGGGAACACTAATGGAGCCACTCTGTTTTTCTCAAGTGCATGTTACTGTCACCTAGAAAATCTAGTTGTTATACTCAATGGTTGAACCAATGTATCTGTATAATTCGTCATAGATCAATATAACTATCATAATGTCGCACATTATTTATATGATGTTTCCACTTTCATGGTTGCTACCATATTGCAAAAAACAGCCGTGATTTGGATGTTTTACACATGGGGTAAACTATTaggatttgtatatatatatatatatatttttttttttttaaataaagaataagcATTTGAGCCTAACTATTCACAAGTTACTTATAGCTCGTTTGAAATTTGgatttaattaaaatcaattcagttcagtctaattttaaattgagtctaacattcaaacacactgactctacaatatttttcaactcaacatttaTTTACACTCGttatccataattttttttaactttatataaatatatcgaaatttatcttaacatctaaatatgtctaaattcattttagatAATCCTCACAAAATTTATCtcattatctcaacttattattatttataaaaaataaactcatttcaacatacAATATAATAGTGATCTTAAAAAAATGGATGACGTCAAAACTTATATGATAAGTTGCTGATGCTCATACAACTATAAATTTCAAGGGGGGTATTTTGGTAAGTGAAAGAGCTATGGGCGGATTTGTAGATGACAACGAGGCAGAGAGATGGAGGgggaagaaaacaaaggaatcGTGTCCAATCAGTCGCTTTCTGTGGCCCCATCTCCAGCAAATTTAACTATGTTTAAGGCCCACTCAGGGGGTGACATATGGTTCACCCTCTCTCTGACTCCACTCTCCCACTAGTCACGCGCCTCTCCTTCGAACCCGTCGCCTCCCCCATTGGGCCACGTCAATATGCCCGTGGACCCATCCCTGTCTctaagatttgaaattttttttattattttaattgtagttttgttttttacGAAAGAGtgtcaaataaaaataataaatatgctcctccaatttataaatgtaagtattatacataaaatatatcgCATTGTgtcttttcttaaatttaattattcaaattaaattgggtctttttttaattaagtaaatcccacatgaatatatatatatatatatatatatttaacgcTTGAATTTTCACATGGAAGATATGGATAAATTATATGGTTAATGTCGACGTTATTCTTATgcgtatttttaaataaataattcttttcatcaattattattcactatccATACtttatatcctataaaaaaaaattatcaagtataaagtgtagaaataaatagtaactgataaatagtaaaactcttttcaaatataacaaattttatttataagtctaTTTATTGACACATCAGACATATCATTGATATGAAAGTATGCCACATTTTCTAGGATATGATATTTAtgtcttgattttattttatttttataattgtggCCATCCCAAAATATAGGGTGTATTTATAGACCAATTTTTTAGTAACATGactcatttattattatgaatGCATATAAGTGAGTACTTGTAGGGTATAACCGCAAACCATTTTGCATTGACACATAGGTAGAATTATCGAACAGCACCTGCAAAAGGATTAGTAGTTCAATTTTGAAGTCTTATAAGAAAGTTTTCGTGagtgttagaatataaattaacttattaattttacatttt from Juglans regia cultivar Chandler chromosome 2, Walnut 2.0, whole genome shotgun sequence carries:
- the LOC108999210 gene encoding homeobox-leucine zipper protein HAT5-like, which gives rise to MAGGRVYTGGSGGGGGSSPLSVLFQNQKGSCASQPLDSLFLSGSSPSFLGSRSMVSFEDARGGNGSNRPFFGSYDHEDNGDDDLDDYFHQPEKKRRLTADQVQFLEKSFEVDNKLEPERKSQLAKDLGLQPRQVAIWFQNRRARWKTKQLEKDFDALQASYDSLKAEYDNLLKEKNELKAEVVLLTDKLLLRERERGGFELSDTNNLSQEPLQKQVSESACEAEASKVSCKQEDISSAKSDIFDSDSPHYTDGVHSSLLEPGDSSHVFEPDQSDLSQDEEDNLMSKSLLPPFIFPKLEDVDYSDPSESSCNFGFPVEDHAFWSWSY